The sequence CGGAACCTACTGCTGGCAAGGCCTCTGAGTAGAATTTGAGGCTGAAAAAACGAATGATGCTAAGTCCCCGAGAGTTCTTCGCAAAGGAGCTCAGCATTATTAGGGAATTTGTAGAGAGAATAGTTATTCATTGGAAAGATCATCAATCGCTTGAATAGCAAGTTCAAATGCTTTAATTCTTCTTTCTAAAAGCGTTCTTTGAGGACTACCTGCCTTTGACTTAGCGTAAGTGCTCTCAATTGAAGGGAATAAACCAGTAAGAACATTGTGAGTTTCTGCTAAATCTTCCTCGGTGTAATGATGGGGTCTTTGATTCCAAATGTTTTCTAGCATGGTTAAGCCGATGTGAAGAGCTTTGAGTCGTTTTATTAATAAAGTAGTATTTGCGCCTTTCTCAGTCATCTGAGCCAAGGCCTTTTCGGATTTACGGATTGTCGACTGGAATGATTTTATTGATTCCAATTTATCTACACTGGATACATTTTCCATGTTGGTGCTCATCCCTCGAACAGCAATAATCTTCTTCACCTGACTTAACGTTTCGGCAAAATCAGTGTCGTCGTTGTTCCAAACAACTGCGTTAGCGGCTTCCATATAACGACTGTTCAGCTCTTCTTCCTCTGCTTTTCGGAGTCTGGCGGCGACTTCAGCGAGGTCGCTGCCTCTCTCCGCAAGCCGGCGGCTTAAGCTGGAAAGATCAGCTCCAATATAAATGGCGGTAATATGCTGCGCATAATATTTTTGCAGCGCCAGCACGCCAGAAAGATCCAAGATAATGTTGGCATTATGCGGCCCGGATATGACCTCCTCAATGCTCGAACGCAACGTTCCGTAATATTGTCCGTTATAATTTGTCCATTCGACTAGCGCATTCTGCTCCATTTTGTCCAGAAACTGCTGGTTGTCCAGAAACCAATAATGAACACCATCAACCTCACCTGCTCTTGGCTCCCTGGTCGTTGCTGTAATGATTTTGGGGAGCTGCGGACTGGTCAGTTGTTGTTGAATCTGTGTTTTGCCGGATGCAGAAGGCCCATACAATACAACAATTTGTCCCACTTATGATTTCTCCTTCTTCAACGCCCTAGGTCAGCGTGATCTTCTAAACCCAATTCAAGTGGTATCCCCTTGTATCAGCGTTACATCCACCGTGATGTTGTTCATTAACTCTCCGCTCTTGTGCTCAATCATTTGAATCAATGTGCTGGTTAACGTCTTGCCGATCCGCTCACTAGGCTGCATGATGGTCGTTAATTTAGGGTTTTGCAGCATACGTGTAAAGCTATGATAGTCATAACCGATAATTTTCAGTTGCTCTGGTACCCGAATCCCCTGTTGCTCGGCATAAATAAATAAGGCATAAGCGGCGATATCATTACTGCAAAATACACCGTCATAGGTATGGAGTTTATCTGGAGAAAGGTTCTCCGTGATAAAGGACCAGAAATAATCAAAGGTCAGCTTATTGTGAGCACCCTCGATAATATCGTAGTCTAGGCCATGTTTCATACAGGTAATAACAAAAGCATCCCGCCGCCGATTGGATAGAACATCCAGATTCAGTGGACCAGAGATATGCAGCAATCGTTTACAGCCATGCTGTATAAGGTGCTCGGTGGCAAGCTCGCCTCCGCGGTAATTATCTGAACCCACACACGGAATATGGGCAGCAATGAATCGGTCAAAAGAGACGATCGGCAAGTTAACCTTCTGATAGCTTTCAATATTCATCGTATGGCTGCACATGATAATACCATCGACTTGATTCTGGCGCAACATGCTAATATAATGGGCTTCCTTCTGAGGGTCCTCCAGAGCATTGCAGATCAACAGCTTATAGTTCTGCTCATTGGCGCTCATTTCTACATACTTGATTAGGTCGGAAAAGAAGGGGTGGTTGGAATCAGGCACAATGATGCCGATGAAGAAGGTTTGATTCTTCTGCAGCGCTCTGGCAATTTGATTGGGATGATAATCAAGTGTCTCAATGGCTTTCTCTACTTTTTTGCGGACCTCTTTACTGAGATATCCCCGGTTATTCATCACTCTGGACACGGTAGTCACTGAAACTCCTGCCTCTTTGGCCACATCCTTAATACTAGCCATATCCTCATCCTCGTTTCATAAAACTGTACATGAACTTCAATCCTAATATAATAACGTTACCATAAAAATGTTTATTCACAAAATTAATTGATGAATATTCCCTTTTATATATGATATGATTCGTATGAAAACGTTTGACATACAATGAGTGAATAATGCAAGTAGAGAGGAACTTCAACATGCAGATCAAGAATGAAGCCATGCTGATCACCTATGCAGACAGCCTAGGCGCAAACCTACAAGAATTAAACGAAGTGCTGGATAAGCATTTGCAGGGTGTAGTAGGGGGGGTTCATCTATTGCCTTTTTACCCTTCTTCAGGTGATCGGGGATTTGCGCCGATGGATTATACCCAAGTAGAACCTGCCTTTGGCGACTGGACGGAAGTGGAAGCGATGAGCCAGAAGTTCTACATGATGTATGATTTCATGATCAATCACATTTCCCGGCAGTCTCCCTATGTGCAGAATTTTCTTGAGCTGAAGGATGCTTCCCCCTATGCTGATTTATTCATACGATATAAAGATTTCTGGCCTGGCGGCGAACCGACGCAGGAGGATGTGGATCTGATCTATAAACGCAAGCCGCGTGCCCCTTACGCCGAGCTTACTTTTAAAGATGGCACTAGTGAAAAGGTCTGGTGCACCTTTGATGAGCAGCAAATTGATCTGGATGTAACCACAGACACGACCAAGAAATTTGTCAAAGACAATCTGACCTTTCTTGCGGACAAAGGAGCTTCGATTATCCGTCTGGATGCTTTTGCCTACGCCAACAAAAAAATCGGCACCAATTGCTTCTTCGTGGAACCGGAGATCTGGGACATGCTGAAATATTCCGCAGCGGTTGTTGCGCCTTATGGCGTCACGGTTCTCCCGGAAATTCATGAACATTATAGTATCCAGCTGAAAATTGCCGACCAGAATTATTACGTCTATGATTTTGCGTTACCTATGCTAGTCTTACATGCCTTGTATAGTGGACAAGTGCACCGGCTGGTGCATTGGCTGGAGATCTGTCCAAGACAGCAGTTCACTACGCTAGATACCCATGATGGGATTGGTGTGGTCGATGTCAAGGATCTGTTATCCGATGAAGAGGCAGAGATGACGCGGGAAAGCCTGTATAACCAGGGAGCCAATGTGAAGAAGATATATAGCACAGAAGCATACAACAATCTCGATATCTATCAAATTAACTGCACGTATTATTCCGCACTGGGCAATGACGATCAGGCTTATCTGTTGGCGCGGGCGATTCAATGCTTTGCACCGGGAATTCCACAGATTTATTATGTGGGCCTGTTGGCAGGTGAGAATGATATTGAGCTGCTGGAGAGTTCAAAAGAGGGGCGGAATATCAACCGCCATTATTATACGCAAGAGGAAATTGAGGCCGAGGTCGAACGTCCGGTTGTGCAGCGTCTGTTCCAATTGCTGAAATTCAGAAACAGCTGTCCGGCTTTTAATGGGGACATCACGATTGAACAGATCAATACCCATGAGCTGATCATCACTTGGAAGAATGAAGGCGACGAAGCGAAGCTGGAAGCTAACCTGTTGACCAAACAATTCGCGATCTTTGCGGCGGCGGATGCAGCCGATTTCAAAAAGGTCTTCTAAAGGTTTTTTGGCTCAAAGCCCAAATCAGCGGCTGACCTGTTGTGAGTAGAGCTGCTACGGTTCGGAGGGTTCTTACGATCGCTGTTAAAGCCCGATTTCCTGATTGAACAATGAATATAGGGTTTCTCCAGAATCCCTCCGACCCTCCGCTCAATCCGCACGTTTTCATCTGATATCAATAGACTCAAAAGATAAGACCGGAGCAGTCTTAGATGATCCAAGGCTGCCCCGGTCTTATTGCTGTTCACCCACCCTTACCCCTGCTGTTTCTTATATTCCGTAGGGGTTGCCCGGGTAATCTTCTTGAACACCCGGTAGAAATGCGGCAGGCTCTCAAAGCCGCAGCTCATGGCTATGCTGCTTACGCTGCTGTCGCTTTCGCGGAGCAGCTCTTTGGCATGAATAATTCGTTTGGTCGTGATATAGCTGGTCACATTCATGCCTGTTAATTGCTTGAAGACGCGGCTGAAATGTGCGGCGCTTACCGCCGCCTGTTTCGCCAGCACCGCCAGACCGATATCCTCGAACAAGCGCATATCAATATCCCGCAACGTTTCCTGCATCCATAAAGGACCGTAATGGGAACCAGCCAGCTCCGGCTGATGCTCCGGTTCCGTTTCCCTGATCAGTCCAAACAAAATATACTGGAGATGCAGCACAATGGCTTGCCGGTAGCTGCTGCGTTTGGTCAGCATTTCCTCGTAGATTTGCTCCAGATACTGCTCTAAATGCGTCTGAAAGGAAGGAGGGCAGGCGAATTTATAGCTTTTGCGCTTCTTGCTCTGCTCAAAGGGGTGCAGGTATGAGAAGGGATCGCCGATTAAAGACGGCCTTACGAACACAGGATTAAAGAAAATCGCCGTTGAGGTGACTGGATTAGCTGCATCCGGAAAGGCCCGATGGATCGTATCTTCGGGGATGATGAACAGATCTCCGGCGTGCATATCATAAAGAGTCTGATCTATAAAAAAGCTTCCCGTACCGCTGTATACATAAATCAGCTCGCACCATTCATGAAGATGATGCGGGAGCTCGTCATGGGATTGCTTGGTGTCCCTGTAAACGATATCAAAAGGAAAGGTCGCATCGGAATGAAACTGCTTACGAATAGGTTCCATAACTATAATCCTTTCGTGGTTTTCTTGAAAATAGCATAACAAATATCAAAAAAGAGTACAATCCTGCATAAATAAGTTATTTTAATATTTATTATTGCTGCTAATATAAAGTACATAGAGACTCATTGCAGGATAGCATTATGAAGGAGGCTAAGCCAAAATGCGCATTGATTCACATCAGCATTTCTGGAAGATTGAACGGGGTGACTACGGCTGGATCACACCTGAACTGCCGCTGTTATATCGGGATTACCTGCCGGAGCATTTACTCCCCCATTTGGAGATGCATGAAATAGACGGGAGCATCGTCGTTCAAGCGGCGCCAACATTGGCGGAAACAGAATATATCCTTT comes from Paenibacillus sp. 19GGS1-52 and encodes:
- a CDS encoding LacI family DNA-binding transcriptional regulator, with translation MASIKDVAKEAGVSVTTVSRVMNNRGYLSKEVRKKVEKAIETLDYHPNQIARALQKNQTFFIGIIVPDSNHPFFSDLIKYVEMSANEQNYKLLICNALEDPQKEAHYISMLRQNQVDGIIMCSHTMNIESYQKVNLPIVSFDRFIAAHIPCVGSDNYRGGELATEHLIQHGCKRLLHISGPLNLDVLSNRRRDAFVITCMKHGLDYDIIEGAHNKLTFDYFWSFITENLSPDKLHTYDGVFCSNDIAAYALFIYAEQQGIRVPEQLKIIGYDYHSFTRMLQNPKLTTIMQPSERIGKTLTSTLIQMIEHKSGELMNNITVDVTLIQGDTT
- the gtfA gene encoding sucrose phosphorylase; this encodes MQIKNEAMLITYADSLGANLQELNEVLDKHLQGVVGGVHLLPFYPSSGDRGFAPMDYTQVEPAFGDWTEVEAMSQKFYMMYDFMINHISRQSPYVQNFLELKDASPYADLFIRYKDFWPGGEPTQEDVDLIYKRKPRAPYAELTFKDGTSEKVWCTFDEQQIDLDVTTDTTKKFVKDNLTFLADKGASIIRLDAFAYANKKIGTNCFFVEPEIWDMLKYSAAVVAPYGVTVLPEIHEHYSIQLKIADQNYYVYDFALPMLVLHALYSGQVHRLVHWLEICPRQQFTTLDTHDGIGVVDVKDLLSDEEAEMTRESLYNQGANVKKIYSTEAYNNLDIYQINCTYYSALGNDDQAYLLARAIQCFAPGIPQIYYVGLLAGENDIELLESSKEGRNINRHYYTQEEIEAEVERPVVQRLFQLLKFRNSCPAFNGDITIEQINTHELIITWKNEGDEAKLEANLLTKQFAIFAAADAADFKKVF
- a CDS encoding AraC family transcriptional regulator; the protein is MEPIRKQFHSDATFPFDIVYRDTKQSHDELPHHLHEWCELIYVYSGTGSFFIDQTLYDMHAGDLFIIPEDTIHRAFPDAANPVTSTAIFFNPVFVRPSLIGDPFSYLHPFEQSKKRKSYKFACPPSFQTHLEQYLEQIYEEMLTKRSSYRQAIVLHLQYILFGLIRETEPEHQPELAGSHYGPLWMQETLRDIDMRLFEDIGLAVLAKQAAVSAAHFSRVFKQLTGMNVTSYITTKRIIHAKELLRESDSSVSSIAMSCGFESLPHFYRVFKKITRATPTEYKKQQG